In the genome of Coregonus clupeaformis isolate EN_2021a chromosome 1, ASM2061545v1, whole genome shotgun sequence, one region contains:
- the LOC121584453 gene encoding forkhead box protein J1-B-like, with translation MPVLMSPEIASKFKEKWLNLQPELLDTAAGSVHLDDSLTSLHWLQNFSILSANQERPTCTGSGCPSHHLLSYHPRLYPRGTDSPSSPPAGDTAATGMPLCLGSPVTSGSNSTDVRLVNYAHHQTTTYPHHDHHIKAQIIPPEEIDFKTNPKVKPPYSYASLICMAMQASNKPKVTLSTIYNWITDNFCYYRHAEPSWQNSIRHNLSLNKCFMKVPRQKDEPGKGGFWQIDPQYADMFVNGVFKRRRMSSNLYNTNRQSKVLHNQETGYHRGTQGSQDSYHYLGVGAGSKRKQPSPRQHGKMAQTPKSPLLATEAHSADIVLRGDFDLASVFDDVLSGNSSTFEDLDINTALSSLGCSLDLTLQGRHSAGLGRWCGEGDNQTQTQQTHHSYDYMELSGSVGCDSSNMGDLHVQQQQLSQDQLLQSHLHQFEEVTLFPEQQEVHPWEEMKDEAQAIPLTLDQGFGLCEGFFSEIQPWERAEAYL, from the exons ATGCCCGTCCTGATGAGTCCAGAGATCGCCTCCAAGTTTAAGGAGAAATGGCTGAACCTCCAGCCGGAGCTTCTGGACACCGCAGCCGGCTCAGTGCACCTGGACGACAGCCTGACCAGCCTCCACTGGCTGCAGAACTTCTCCATCCTCAGCGCTAACCAGGAAAGACCCACCTGCACTGGCTCCGGTTGCCCCTCACATCATTTGCTTTCCTACCACCCGCGCCTGTACCCCCGGGGAACCGATTCCCCGTCTAGTCCTCCAGCGGGGGACACCGCCGCTACCGGGATGCCTCTCTGCCTCGGGAGCCCCGTTACCTCTGGCAGTAACTCCACCGACGTGCGTTTGGTGAATTACGCACACCACCAAACCACAACCTACCCTCACCATGACCACCACATCAAGGCGCAGATCATCCCACCGGAGGAGATTGACTTTAAAACGAACCCCAAAGTCAAACCGCCTTATTCCTACGCCTCTCTCATCTGTATGGCCATGCAGGCCAGCAACAAGCCCAAGGTGACTCTGTCCACCATCTATAACTGGATCACAGACAACTTCTGCTACTACAGACACGCAGAACCCAGCTGGCAG AACTCTATCCGCCATAACCTCTCGCTCAACAAGTGCTTCATGAAGGTGCCGCGGCAGAAGGATGAACCAGGGAAAGGAGGCTTCTGGCAGATCGACCCTCAGTACGCTGACATGTTCGTTAACGGAGTCTTCAAGAGAAGGAGAATGTCCTCCAACCTTTACAACACCAACAGGCAGAGCAAGGTCCTACACAACCAGGAAACTGGCTACCACAGAGGCACTCAGGGGAGCCAAGATAGCTACCACTACCTAGGAGTTGGAGCCGGCAGCAAGCGTAAACAACCTTCTCCAAGGCAACACGGCAAGATGGCGCAGACGCCCAAATCCCCACTGTTAGCCACGGAGGCCCACAGCGCAGATATAGTTCTGAGGGGAGATTTTGACCTGGCGTCTGTGTTTGACGACGTCCTCAGTGGAAACAGCAGTACGTTCGAAGACCTGGACATCAACACTGCTCTGAGTTCCCTGGGCTGCTCTCTGGACCTGACCCTGCAGGGGAGGCACTCCGCTGGGCTGGGTAGGTGGTGTGGAGAGGGGGAcaaccagacccagacccagcagACACACCACTCTTACGACTACATGGAGCTGAGTGGCTCAGTGGGATGTGACAGCAGTAACATGGGGGACCTTCACGTTCAACAGCAGCAGCTGAGCCAGGATCAGTTGTTACAGAGCCACCTGCACCAGTTCGAGGAGGTGACTCTGTTCCCAGAGCAGCAGGAGGTGCACCCCTGGGAGGAGATGAAGGATGAGGCGCAGGCCATCCCTCTGACTCTGGATCAGGGATTTGGGCTGTGTGAAGGATTCTTCTCAGAGATACAACCCTGGGAGAGGGCTGAGGCCTACCTGTGA